In Deinococcus proteolyticus MRP, a single genomic region encodes these proteins:
- the pilM gene encoding type IV pilus assembly protein PilM, which produces MTGYFRKSGEQAFGLEIGTSAIKAVALAPGGMAVQQAVMTPTPLGAMRDGSVVEPQAVAAEIRSLLGRSGISHKQVVTAIPNQATVTRNIMIPRMELKELRSSDVIRYEAERYIPYPIDEVTLDFDVLDDPSTLPEDAQMEVVIAAVPNDVVGRHIETLQMAGLQPTVVDVKSFAALRTIGQRNIGPAEVVLALEIGASSSVIGLVRGERLLMARNINVAADDFTTALQRAFDLDFSAAEALKLGYQVPGSSPVDSGQLHSPARVAEALRPATIDLITEVRRSLEFYRVQSGDLIIDQLVLAGGGAKLSGLSSAMSEALGIPAEIVRPWDHVTLTADDPALHEYGPEYTVPLGLALRGVKRG; this is translated from the coding sequence ATGACAGGTTACTTTCGCAAATCGGGTGAGCAGGCCTTTGGCCTGGAAATTGGGACCAGTGCCATCAAAGCGGTGGCACTGGCTCCCGGCGGTATGGCGGTGCAGCAGGCGGTCATGACACCGACTCCGCTGGGCGCCATGCGTGACGGCAGCGTGGTGGAGCCGCAGGCGGTGGCCGCCGAAATCCGGTCTCTGCTCGGCCGCAGTGGAATCAGCCACAAACAGGTGGTGACGGCCATTCCCAACCAGGCGACCGTCACCCGCAACATCATGATTCCGCGCATGGAGCTCAAGGAACTGCGCAGCAGCGACGTGATTCGTTACGAGGCGGAGCGCTACATCCCCTACCCCATTGACGAAGTGACGCTGGACTTCGACGTGCTGGACGACCCTAGCACCCTGCCGGAAGACGCCCAGATGGAAGTGGTGATTGCCGCTGTGCCCAATGACGTGGTGGGCCGCCACATCGAAACCCTGCAGATGGCCGGGCTCCAGCCTACCGTCGTGGACGTCAAGAGTTTCGCGGCGCTGCGGACCATCGGACAGAGAAACATCGGTCCCGCCGAGGTCGTACTGGCGCTCGAAATCGGCGCCAGTTCTTCTGTGATCGGCCTGGTCCGCGGCGAACGCCTGCTGATGGCCCGCAACATCAACGTGGCCGCCGACGACTTCACCACGGCGCTGCAGCGGGCCTTCGACCTGGATTTCAGCGCGGCCGAAGCGCTCAAATTGGGCTATCAGGTGCCGGGCAGCAGCCCGGTGGACAGCGGACAGCTGCACAGCCCCGCCCGCGTGGCCGAGGCGCTGCGCCCGGCAACCATCGACCTGATTACCGAGGTGCGGCGCTCGCTGGAGTTCTACCGCGTGCAGAGCGGCGACCTGATTATCGACCAGCTGGTGCTGGCCGGCGGCGGCGCCAAACTGAGCGGCCTGAGCAGCGCCATGAGCGAGGCCCTGGGTATTCCTGCCGAAATCGTGCGCCCCTGGGACCACGTGACCCTGACAGCAGACGACCCGGCCCTGCACGAGTACGGCCCCGAGTACACCGTTCCGCTGGGCCTGGCCCTGAGGGGAGTGAAACGTGGTTGA